One Setaria viridis chromosome 5, Setaria_viridis_v4.0, whole genome shotgun sequence genomic region harbors:
- the LOC140222832 gene encoding uncharacterized protein, which produces MVRPFKTALGGYTHIFVAVDKFTKWIEVKAVTSIESAKAAQFVEEITHCFGVRNRIITDHGKQFTGSEFWDFYQDNLIDVYYFLVAHSATTGLSDLFNSPLTLKLGGYPQVQDIYNTLCHLLVLVRHFKNQVRVEFGHDSYRNAHQG; this is translated from the exons ATGGTCAGACCCTTCAAGACCGCTCTAGGAGGCTACACGCACATCTTCGTGGCagttgacaagttcaccaagtggattgaggtcaaagCTGTCACCAGCATTGAGTCGGCTAAAGCCGCTCAGTTCGTCGAGGAAATCACGCACTGCTTTGGAGTGCGTAATAGAATCATCACCGACCATGGCAAGCAATTCACAGGCTCCGAGTTCTGGGATTTCTAccaagacaacctcatcgatgtgtactactTCTTAGTAGCACACAGCGCTACAACG GGGCTGTCCGACCTATTCAACAGCCCGCTCactctcaagctcgggggctacccccAG GTCCAAGACATTTATAACACTCTCTGCCACCTCCTGGTATTGGTCCGCCACTTCAAGAATCAAGTTCGTGTTGAATTCGGCCACGACTCCTATCGCAACGCGCACCAAGGGTAG